One Myxocyprinus asiaticus isolate MX2 ecotype Aquarium Trade chromosome 20, UBuf_Myxa_2, whole genome shotgun sequence genomic region harbors:
- the adob gene encoding LOW QUALITY PROTEIN: 2-aminoethanethiol (cysteamine) dioxygenase b (The sequence of the model RefSeq protein was modified relative to this genomic sequence to represent the inferred CDS: inserted 2 bases in 1 codon), giving the protein MMLRNSMTSTVQNIAKQALTTFRNPSLVGEHNKMFWDNQNKLKSLLAEVRAVDLKNVARDAESAPMPPALLGPPVTYMHIYETDALSMGVFLLKXPLHDHPGMYGMLIVINGKVRISCFDRLDKPRDGASGVQFNPPLVPLQKGSLRASVWRSVGEYTEKSGPCVRSPQRDNIHQIDAVDGPTAFLDILAPPYDPDEGRDCHYYKVLHASSEAADRKREAQEAPCDLWLMEIPQPSVFWCGGEPYPGPKVSL; this is encoded by the exons ATGATGCTACGGAACAGCATGACTTCCACTGTGCAGAATATCGCCAAACAGGCGCTCACGACCTTCCGAAACCCCTCTCTTGTCGGAGAGCACAATAAAATGTTTTGGGACAACCAGAACAAGCTCAAAAGCCTTTTGGCGGAGGTCAGAGCGGTCGATTTGAAGAATGTCGCCCGGGACGCTGAGAGCGCCCCAATGCCGCCCGCGCTTCTCGGTCCTCCCGTTACATACATGCACATCTATGAGACCGACGCCTTAAGCATGGGAGTGTTTTTATTAAA ACCGCTGCATGATCATCCGGGAATGTATGGTATGCTCATAGTGATCAACGGAAAGGTCCGAATCAGCTGTTTCGACAGGCTGGATAAACCCAGAGACGGTGCCAGCGGCGTGCAGTTCAACCCTCCGTTAGTGCCCCTCCAGAAAGGCTCTCTAAGAGCCTCGGTGTGGAGATCGGTGGGGGAATACACGGAGAAAAGCGGCCCGTGTGTGCGGTCACCTCAGAGGGACAACATTCACCAAATAGACGCTGTTGACGGACCCACCGCTTTCCTTGACATTTTGGCACCCCCGTATGACCCGGATGAAGGGAGAGACTGCCATTATTACAAAGTCCTTCATGCCAGTTCAGAGGCCGCGGATAGAAAGCGTGAAGCCCAGGAAGCACCATGTGACCTGTGGCTTATGGAAATCCCACAGCCTAGTGTATTCTGGTGTGGTGGTGAACCTTACCCAGGGCCTAAAGTGTCCCTCTGA